A stretch of the Vagococcus xieshaowenii genome encodes the following:
- a CDS encoding carbohydrate deacetylase: protein MTKLIINADDFGYSKAINYGIIETHQEGVLSSTTMMANMPGLAHAATLAKEHPNLGIGAHLVLTSGQPMLNYSHLTQSNGDFITRKQLNKQLDSLDLELVYEEWEAQIQQLQRVGIRLTHLDTHHYVHGLGELWQPMEQLAKKYQLPIRNCLNVKEHLTDTKIAPAEELWLMFIHEKMKQMTQPYSVVRDELLSIIDEEAKHYATCSVVEANCHPGFLDETIMFGSSFTHARMREVELLCDPLLKTILENHGYELVTYKDI from the coding sequence ATGACCAAATTAATAATCAATGCAGATGATTTTGGCTATTCTAAAGCGATTAATTACGGAATTATCGAAACACATCAAGAAGGGGTGCTAAGCTCTACTACAATGATGGCGAATATGCCAGGATTAGCTCATGCAGCTACTTTGGCAAAAGAACATCCTAACTTAGGAATTGGGGCTCATTTAGTTTTAACTTCTGGTCAACCGATGTTAAATTATTCCCATTTAACACAGTCAAATGGTGATTTTATCACACGTAAGCAGTTGAATAAACAGTTAGATAGTCTAGATCTTGAGCTAGTTTATGAAGAATGGGAAGCTCAAATTCAACAATTACAAAGAGTAGGGATTAGGTTAACCCATTTGGATACGCATCATTATGTTCACGGATTGGGAGAGTTGTGGCAACCGATGGAACAATTGGCTAAAAAATATCAATTACCTATTAGAAATTGTCTGAATGTAAAAGAACATTTGACGGATACCAAGATTGCACCAGCAGAAGAACTATGGTTAATGTTTATTCATGAAAAGATGAAACAAATGACGCAACCTTATTCAGTTGTTAGAGATGAATTATTATCAATAATTGATGAAGAGGCGAAACATTATGCGACCTGTTCTGTAGTAGAAGCCAATTGTCATCCAGGATTTTTAGATGAGACGATTATGTTCGGTTCAAGTTTTACTCACGCGAGAATGCGTGAGGTTGAATTACTTTGTGATCCGTTGTTGAAAACGATTTTAGAAAATCATGGATATGAGCTAGTTACCTATAAAGATATCTAG